In a genomic window of Pseudomonas mohnii:
- a CDS encoding ABC transporter permease, producing MDIDLLSNIFYAMVRCGTPLLLVALGELICEKSGVLNLGQEGMMLFGAVIGFIVAFSTGHLWLGVLLAMLAGMLLSSLFALVALVFNANQVATGLALTIFGVGLSTFVGAAWVGKPLAGFEPLAIPYLSEIPLIGRMLFAQDLLVYLSFALFALVAWVILKSRVGLIIQAVGENPDAASAMGLPVLGVRALAVLFGGAMAGLAGAYLSLAYTPMWAENMSAGRGWIALALVVFASWRVWRLLLGAYLFGLASILHLVAQGLGLAIPSSLLAMLPYVATIVVLVLLSRDVVRTRLYAPVSLGQPWQAGR from the coding sequence ATGGATATCGATCTGCTGAGCAATATTTTCTACGCCATGGTGCGCTGCGGCACACCCTTGCTGCTGGTGGCGCTGGGTGAACTGATCTGCGAGAAAAGCGGCGTACTCAATCTGGGCCAGGAAGGCATGATGCTGTTTGGCGCGGTGATCGGTTTCATCGTCGCATTCAGTACCGGCCACTTGTGGCTGGGGGTGTTGCTGGCGATGCTGGCCGGGATGCTGTTGTCCTCGCTGTTTGCACTGGTGGCGCTGGTGTTCAATGCCAATCAGGTGGCCACCGGCCTGGCGCTGACGATTTTTGGCGTGGGCCTGTCGACCTTCGTCGGCGCGGCATGGGTCGGTAAACCACTGGCGGGTTTCGAACCCTTGGCGATCCCTTACTTGAGTGAAATTCCGCTGATCGGACGCATGCTGTTTGCCCAGGATCTGCTGGTGTATCTGTCGTTCGCCCTGTTTGCGCTGGTGGCCTGGGTGATTCTGAAAAGCCGCGTCGGGCTGATTATCCAGGCAGTCGGGGAAAACCCGGATGCGGCCAGTGCCATGGGCTTGCCAGTGCTGGGCGTGCGCGCATTGGCGGTGTTGTTTGGCGGTGCGATGGCGGGGTTGGCCGGGGCGTATCTGTCCCTGGCGTACACGCCCATGTGGGCGGAAAACATGAGCGCCGGACGCGGCTGGATTGCCCTGGCACTGGTGGTGTTTGCCAGTTGGCGGGTGTGGCGACTGCTGCTCGGCGCCTACCTGTTCGGGCTCGCCAGCATTCTGCATCTGGTGGCGCAGGGATTGGGGCTGGCGATTCCATCGAGCCTGCTGGCGATGCTGCCGTACGTGGCGACCATTGTGGTGCTGGTGCTGTTGTCCCGGGATGTGGTGCGCACCCGGTTGTATGCGCCGGTGTCGTTGGGGCAGCCGTGGCAGGCTGGGCGTTAG
- a CDS encoding SDR family oxidoreductase, giving the protein MSTAKTALIIGASRGLGLGLVKTLLADGWQVTATVRNPQNANALQALGKVRIEKLDMDDQQAVIALSQQLKGEVFDLLFVNAGVKGPDVQTPNGGATLADVGQLFFTNAVAPINLAQRFIGQIRPDTGVLAFMSSVLGSVTMPDAPELALYKASKAALNSMTNSFVTQLGEQKLTVLSLHPGWVKTDMGGEGADIDVETSTRGLVDQVNAYVGKGGHHFVNYRGETIPW; this is encoded by the coding sequence ATGTCCACGGCAAAAACCGCACTCATCATCGGCGCCTCCCGGGGCTTGGGCCTCGGGCTGGTGAAAACCCTGCTGGCCGACGGCTGGCAAGTCACCGCCACCGTGCGTAACCCGCAGAACGCCAATGCCTTGCAGGCCTTGGGCAAGGTGCGGATCGAGAAGCTCGACATGGACGACCAGCAAGCGGTGATCGCATTGAGCCAACAGCTCAAAGGCGAAGTGTTCGACCTGCTGTTCGTCAATGCCGGGGTCAAGGGCCCTGACGTGCAGACGCCGAACGGCGGTGCGACGCTGGCCGACGTCGGTCAGCTGTTTTTCACCAACGCCGTCGCGCCGATCAACCTGGCTCAGCGTTTCATCGGGCAGATCCGGCCGGATACCGGCGTGCTGGCGTTCATGAGTTCGGTGCTCGGCAGCGTGACCATGCCGGATGCGCCGGAACTGGCGCTGTACAAGGCCAGCAAAGCGGCGCTGAACTCCATGACCAACAGCTTCGTCACCCAGTTGGGCGAGCAGAAGCTGACTGTGTTGTCGCTGCATCCGGGCTGGGTGAAGACCGACATGGGCGGTGAAGGTGCCGACATCGACGTTGAAACCAGCACCCGCGGCCTGGTGGATCAGGTGAATGCGTATGTCGGCAAGGGCGGGCATCATTTTGTGAATTACCGGGGCGAAACCATTCCCTGGTAA
- a CDS encoding 8-oxoguanine deaminase has protein sequence MPATRTWLKNPLAIFTANGLDARGGLVLQDGVIVEVLSLGQQPSAPCNEVFDAREHVILPGLINTHHHFYQTLTRAWAPVVNQPLFPWLKTLYPVWARLTPEKLALATKVALAELLLSGCTTAADHHYLFPEGLENAIDVQVESVRELGMRAMLTRGSMSLGEKDGGLPPQQTVQEGEVILDDSQRLIAEYHERGEGAQIQIALAPCSPFSVTPEIMSASADLANKLDVRLHTHLAETLDEEDFCLQRFGLRTVDYLDSVGWLGPRTWLAHGIHFNPDEIARLGAAGTGICHCPSSNMRLASGICPTIELTDAGALLGLGVDGSASNDASNMMLETRQALYIQRLRYGAEKITPERVLGWATKGSASLLGRTDIGEIAVGKQADLALFKLDELRFSGSHDPVSALLLCGADRADRVMVGSKWRVIDGQVEGLDLKGLIADHSQAARQLIAGT, from the coding sequence ATGCCTGCGACCCGTACCTGGTTAAAAAATCCCCTCGCCATTTTCACGGCCAACGGTCTCGATGCCCGTGGCGGCCTGGTGCTGCAAGACGGTGTGATCGTCGAAGTGCTCAGCCTCGGTCAACAACCTTCGGCACCGTGCAATGAAGTGTTCGACGCCCGCGAGCACGTGATCCTGCCTGGCCTGATCAACACCCATCACCATTTCTATCAAACCCTGACCCGCGCCTGGGCGCCGGTGGTCAACCAGCCTTTGTTCCCGTGGCTGAAAACCCTGTACCCGGTCTGGGCCCGACTGACGCCGGAAAAACTGGCCCTCGCCACCAAAGTCGCGTTGGCCGAGTTGCTGCTGTCCGGTTGCACCACCGCCGCCGATCACCACTATCTGTTCCCCGAAGGCCTGGAAAATGCGATCGACGTGCAGGTTGAAAGCGTGCGCGAACTGGGCATGCGCGCCATGCTCACGCGTGGCTCCATGAGCCTCGGTGAAAAGGACGGCGGCCTGCCACCGCAACAAACCGTGCAGGAAGGCGAGGTGATTCTCGACGACAGCCAGCGCTTGATCGCCGAGTACCACGAACGCGGCGAAGGCGCACAAATCCAGATTGCCCTGGCGCCCTGCTCGCCGTTCTCCGTGACCCCGGAAATCATGTCTGCCAGTGCCGATCTGGCCAACAAACTTGACGTGCGCCTGCACACTCACTTGGCCGAAACCCTCGACGAAGAAGACTTCTGCCTGCAACGCTTTGGCCTGCGCACTGTGGATTACCTGGACAGCGTTGGCTGGCTCGGCCCGCGTACCTGGCTGGCCCACGGCATCCACTTCAACCCGGATGAAATCGCCCGCCTCGGCGCGGCCGGCACCGGCATTTGCCATTGCCCGAGCTCGAACATGCGCCTGGCCTCCGGCATCTGCCCGACCATCGAATTGACCGATGCCGGCGCGCTGCTCGGCCTTGGCGTGGATGGCTCGGCCTCCAACGATGCGTCGAACATGATGCTTGAAACCCGGCAGGCGCTGTACATCCAGCGTCTGCGCTACGGTGCCGAGAAGATCACGCCGGAACGCGTACTGGGTTGGGCGACCAAAGGTTCGGCGAGCCTGTTGGGCCGTACCGATATCGGTGAGATTGCCGTGGGCAAGCAAGCCGACCTGGCGCTGTTCAAGCTCGACGAACTGCGTTTCTCCGGCAGCCACGATCCGGTATCGGCGCTACTGCTGTGCGGCGCGGATCGCGCGGACCGGGTGATGGTCGGCAGCAAATGGCGAGTGATTGACGGTCAGGTTGAAGGGCTCGACCTCAAAGGCTTGATCGCCGATCACAGCCAGGCTGCGCGGCAGTTGATCGCCGGGACCTGA